In Caretta caretta isolate rCarCar2 chromosome 20, rCarCar1.hap1, whole genome shotgun sequence, a single window of DNA contains:
- the KEAP1 gene encoding kelch-like ECH-associated protein 1, whose protein sequence is MYAPECKAEVTPSHHGHRSFSYTLEEHTKQAFGIMNQLRLSQQLCDVTLRVRYQDAPPADFQAHKVVLASSSPVFKAMFTTGLREQAMEVVPIEGIHPKVMERLIEFAYTASISVGEKCVVHVMNGAVMYQIDSVVKACCDFLVQQLDPSNAIGIANFAEQIGCTELHQRAREYIYMNFGEVVKQEEFFNLSHCQLVTLISRDELNVRCESEVFHACINWVKYDCAGRRLYVQALLQAVRCHSLTPHFLQTQLQKCEILQSDARCKDYLAQIFQELTLHKPTKGMATRAPKVGQLIYTAGGYFRQSLSYLEAYNPCDGSWLRLADLQVPRSGLAGCVVGGLLYAVGGRNNSPDGNMDSNAIDCYNPMTNQWSPCAPMSVPRNRIGVGVIDGMIYAVGGSHGCIHHNSVERYEPERDEWQLVAPMLTRRIGVGVAVLNRLLYAVGGFDGTSRLSSAECYYPERDEWRMIAPMQTIRSGAGVCALNNCIYAMGGYDGTDQLNSVECYDVETDSWAFAAPMGHRRSALGVTVHQGKIYVLGGYDGHTFLDSVECYDPTSDTWTEVTCMTSGRSGVGVAITMEPCRKQVDQLDCCWDGPPPAQGSVLTSWAREPPAAPILQGGAFFQVPRGVGAGKSCPPPSNNPSLPTQPRGPGSPPAL, encoded by the exons ATGTACGCGCCGGAGTGCAAGGCGGAGGTGACGCCGTCTCACCACGGGCATCGCTCGTTCAGCTACACCCTGGAGGAACACACCAAGCAGGCCTTCGGCATCATGAACCAGCTACGGCTGAGCCAGCAGCTGTGTGACGTCACCCTGCGGGTGCGCTACCAGGACGCCCCCCCGGCCGACTTCCAGGCCCACAAGGTGGTGCTGGCCTCCTCCAGCCCCGTCTTCAAGGCCATGTTCACCACGGGGCTGCGGGAGCAGGCCATGGAGGTGGTGCCCATCGAGGGCATCCACCCCAAGGTGATGGAGCGGCTCATCGAGTTCGCCTACACGGCCTCCATCTCGGTGGGCGAGAAGTGCGTGGTGCACGTCATGAACGGCGCCGTCATGTACCAGATCGACAGCGTGGTCAAGGCCTGCTGCGACTTCCTGGTGCAGCAGCTGGACCCCAGCAACGCCATTGGCATCGCCAACTTCGCTGAGCAGATCGGCTGCACCGAGCTGCACCAGCGGGCCCGCGAGTACATCTACATGAACTTTGGGGAG GTGGTCAAGCAGGAGGAGTTCTTCAACCTCTCGCACTGCCAGCTGGTGACGCTGATCAGCCGGGACGAGCTGAACGTGCGCTGTGAGTCCGAGGTCTTCCACGCCTGCATCAACTGGGTGAAGTACGACTGCGCCGGGCGGCGGCTCTACGTGCAGGCCCTGCTGCAGGCCGTGCGGTGCCACTCtctcaccccccacttcctgcagacCCAGCTGCAGAAGTGCGAGATCCTGCAGTCGGACGCACGCTGCAAGGACTACCTGGCCCAGATCTTCCAGGAGCTCACCCTGCACAAGCCCACCAAGGGCATGGCCACGCGCGCCCCCAAGGTGGGCCAGCTGATCTACACGGCCGGCGGCTACTTCCGCCAGTCGCTCAGCTACCTGGAGGCCTACAACCCCTGCGACGGCTCCTGGCTCCGGCTGGCGGACCTGCAGGTGCCCCGCAGCGGGCTGGCCGGCTGCGTGGTCGGGGGGCTCCTCTACGCCGTGGGGGGGCGGAACAACTCGCCCGATGGCAACATGGACTCCAACGCCATCGACTGCTACAACCCCATGACCAACCAGTGGTCGCCCTGCGCCCCCATGAGCGTGCCCCGCAACCGCATCGGCGTGGGCGTGATCGACGGCATGATCTACGCCGTGGGCGGCTCACATGGCTGCATCCACCACAACAGTGTGGAGAG GTATGAGCCGGAACGGGACGAGTGGCAGCTAGTGGCACCCATGCTGACACGGAGGATCGGCGTGGGGGTGGCCGTGCTGAACCGTCTCCTCTACGCCGTGGGCGGCTTTGACGGCACCAGCCGGCTCAGCTCGGCCGAGTGCTACTACCCGGAGCGGGACGAGTGGCGCATGATCGCCCCCATGCAGACCATCCGGAGCGGAGCGG GTGTCTGTGCTCTCAACAACTGCATCTACGCCATGGGGGGCTATGACGGCACGGACCAGCTCAACAGCGTGGAGTGCTACGACGTGGAGACAGACAGCTGGGCCTTTGCCGCCCCCATGGGGCACCGGCGCAGTGCGCTGGGCGTCACCGTGCACCAGGGCAAGATCTACGTGctgg GCGGCTACGACGGGCACACCTTCCTGGACAGCGTGGAGTGCTACGACCCCACCAGCGACACGTGGACGGAGGTGACGTGCATGACGTCCGGGcgcagcggggtgggggtggccaTCACCATGGAGCCGTGCCGCAAGCAGGTGGACCAGCTTGACTGCTGCTGGGACGGCCCCCCTCCAGCACAGGGGTCAGTGTTAAccagctgggccagggagccccctgctgctcccattctGCAGGGGGGAGCGTTTTTCCAAGTgccaaggggggtgggggcagggaagtcctgcccccctcccagcaacaacccctccctccccacgcaGCCCCGTGGACCTGGCTCCCCGCCTGCCCTTTAG
- the SPC24 gene encoding kinetochore protein Spc24 isoform X2, with protein sequence MMNEQMQEMEEVSKELLKLLAAGGAGNLLKRSLDKQEKMFDKLLDTQLTAAQLVKDLLATEEKVAQKLLAGEEEMQTSLQKVLAMEEALQRASEEDTSLRADSSALRRELEELRAELGRLQDDMEDDTGMVNSAMYIAQLYYKISRLDWDYECQHPQIKGIHHGPAIAQPINIDSSQHSKCFVSDYLWSLVDTAW encoded by the exons ATGATGAATGAACAAATGCAGGAGATGGAGGAGGTGAGCAAGGAGCTGCTGAAGCTGCtggcagcaggtggggctgggaaccTGCTGAAGAGAAGCCTGGACAAACAGGAGAAGATGTTTGACAAGCTCCTGGATACGCAGCTGACGGCGGCGCAGCTGGTTAAAG aTCTCCTAGCTACGGAGGAGAAAGTGGCTCAGAAACTCCTGGCGGGGGAAGAGGAGATGCAGACCAGCCTGCAGAAAGTGCTGGCGATGGAAGAGGCGCTGCAGAGAGCCAGTGAGGAGGACACCAGCCTGAGGGCTGACAGCAG TGCCTTgcggagggagctggaggagctgagggcCGAGCTCGGGCGACTGCAGGACGACATGGAGGACGACACTGGCATGGTCAATTCTGCAAT GTACATCGCACAGCTTTATTACAAGATCAGCCGGCTGGACTGGGACTACGAGTGTCAGCACCCCCAGATCAAAGGCA TCCATCATGGCCCAGCCATTGCTCAGCCCATCAACATCGACAGCAGCCAGCACTCCAAGTGCTTTGTCAGTGACTACCTGTGGAGCCTGGTGGACACGGCCTGGTga
- the SPC24 gene encoding kinetochore protein Spc24 isoform X1: MMNEQMQEMEEVSKELLKLLAAGGAGNLLKRSLDKQEKMFDKLLDTQLTAAQLVKDLLATEEKVAQKLLAGEEEMQTSLQKVLAMEEALQRASEEDTSLRADSSALRRELEELRAELGRLQDDMEDDTGMVNSAMYIAQLYYKISRLDWDYECQHPQIKGSILSGGDRHPQIKGIHHGPAIAQPINIDSSQHSKCFVSDYLWSLVDTAW, encoded by the exons ATGATGAATGAACAAATGCAGGAGATGGAGGAGGTGAGCAAGGAGCTGCTGAAGCTGCtggcagcaggtggggctgggaaccTGCTGAAGAGAAGCCTGGACAAACAGGAGAAGATGTTTGACAAGCTCCTGGATACGCAGCTGACGGCGGCGCAGCTGGTTAAAG aTCTCCTAGCTACGGAGGAGAAAGTGGCTCAGAAACTCCTGGCGGGGGAAGAGGAGATGCAGACCAGCCTGCAGAAAGTGCTGGCGATGGAAGAGGCGCTGCAGAGAGCCAGTGAGGAGGACACCAGCCTGAGGGCTGACAGCAG TGCCTTgcggagggagctggaggagctgagggcCGAGCTCGGGCGACTGCAGGACGACATGGAGGACGACACTGGCATGGTCAATTCTGCAAT GTACATCGCACAGCTTTATTACAAGATCAGCCGGCTGGACTGGGACTACGAGTGTCAGCACCCCCAGATCAAAGGCAGTATCCTTTCAGGGGGGGACAGACACCCCCAGATCAAAGGCA TCCATCATGGCCCAGCCATTGCTCAGCCCATCAACATCGACAGCAGCCAGCACTCCAAGTGCTTTGTCAGTGACTACCTGTGGAGCCTGGTGGACACGGCCTGGTga